A genomic window from Onychostoma macrolepis isolate SWU-2019 chromosome 22, ASM1243209v1, whole genome shotgun sequence includes:
- the add3a gene encoding adducin 3 (gamma) a isoform X1 yields the protein MSGDSRQGVVTTPPPPSVGKREGYFDRINENDPEYLRARNMSPDLRQDFNMMEQKKRVTQILQSPAFRDELEGLIQEQMNKGNNPTGLLALQQIADFFMASSVAGFSTSPLSLGMVTPINDMFSMESSTMVKGEKQIRCKLASLYRLVDLFSWAHFTSCYVTVRVSKEQDHILIIPRGLSFAEASASNLVKVNILGDVIDQGSTNLQIDPAGFSPHAAIYSVRPDVRCVIHIRTPAAAAVSSMKCGLLPISQEALILGDIAYYNYQGSLDEQEERIELQKALGPSTKVLVLRNHGVVALGETIEEAFHYIYNAQFACEIQVNAFSCAGGVENLIVLDLEKYKSRTQGVAEAGVNMGSQHKWRLGELEFESLMRMLDNLGYRTGYTYRHPIVREKLRHKSEVEIPATVTAFMFDDDDTPRFPLKLLQQRQQREKTRWLNSPNCYMKVNVSDGVSEENGRTRTTWMKSDDGGNPSGTPIRIEDPNQFVPMNTNPSDVLEKRNKIREQNRFDMMTAGPQSQRLAGIVVERPPGQSPVQPYAGDDEEQTGPLPPNPFSELSGKVLEDYQKRVDDEEQLTSDDASTLSQSVSPQNTPAKEENHTGVMLNGKDDHGDEDELIKRVSQLTTSVESVEISVRSGEKIEEALTPESSPSKSPNKKKKKFRTPSFLKKNKKKEKVEA from the exons gCGTTTAGGGATGAGCTAGAGGGACTGATCCAGGAACAGATGAACAAGGGGAACAACCCCACAGGACTGCTCGCTCTGCAGCAGATCGCAGACTTCTTCATGGCCAGCTCCGTAGCTGGCTTCTCCACCTCCCCCCTCA GTTTGGGCATGGTGACCCCAATAAACGACATGTTCAGCATGGAGTCCAGTACTATGGTGAAGGGAGAAAAACAGATCCGCTGTAAACTGGCCAGCCTCTACAGACTAGTGGACCTGTTCAGTTGGGCCCACTTCACAAGCTGTTACGTTACA GTTCGTGTCAGTAAAGAGCAGGATCATATCCTCATCATCCCCAGAGGACTGTCCTTCGCTGAGGCCTCTGCGTCCAATCTG GTGAAGGTGAATATTCTCGGTGACGTGATCGATCAGGGCTCCACCAACCTGCAGATCGACCCGGCTGGCTTCAGCCCTCACGCTGCCATCTACTCCGTGAGACCCGACGTGCGCTGCGTCATTCACATACGCACACCGGCCGCTGCTGCC GTGTCGTCTATGAAGTGCGGCCTTCTGCCCATCTCTCAGGAGGCTCTGATCCTGGGTGACATTGCCTATTACAACTACCAAGGCAGTCTGGACGAGCAAGAGGAGCGCATAGAGCTGCAGAAAGCACTCGGACCATCAACGAAG gtgTTGGTTTTAAGGAATCATGGGGTTGTAGCTCTCGGGGAGACCATTGAAGAGGCCTTTCACTACATTTACAACGCTCAGTTTGCCTGCGAAATACAG GTGAATGCGTTCTCGTGCGCTGGAGGAGTGGAGAACCTGATCGTCTTGGATCTGGAGAAGTACAAATCTCGGACACAGGGGGTGGCAGAAGCCGGGGTCAACATGGGCTCTCAGCACAAGTGGAGGCTGGGAGAGCTGGAGTTCGAGTCGCTCATGAGAATGCTGGACAACCTG gGTTACAGGACAGGCTACACGTACCGGCACCCCATCGTGCGGGAGAAGCTGCGGCACAAGAGCGAAGTGGAGATTCCTGCGACAGTGACGGCGTTCATGTTCGACGACGACGATACTCCACGCTTCCCTCTGAAGTTACTGCAGCAGcgacagcagagagagaaaacacgCTGGCTCAATTCACCCAACTGCTACATGAAGGTGAACGTGTCGGACGGGGTGAGCGAGGAGAATGGCCGCACCAGGACCACG TGGATGAAGTCCGATGACGGTGGAAACCCCAGCGGGACTCCGATCCGCATTGAAGATCCCAACCAGTTTGTTCCTATGAACACAAACCCCAGTGATGTTCTGGAGAAGAGAAATAAA ATTCGCGAACAGAACCGGTTTGACATGATGACAGCAGGACCGCAGTCACAGCGGCTGGCAGGGATTGTGGTGGAAAGACCGCCG ggACAGTCGCCAGTCCAG CCGTACGCGGGCGATGACGAGGAGCAGACGGGACCGCTTCCTCCAAACCCCTTCAGCGAGCTGAGCGGGAAAGTGCTGGAGGACTACCAGAAACGAGTAGATG ATGAAGAGCAGCTCACGTCAGACGACGCTTCCACACTCTCTCAGTCAGTGTCTCCGCAAAACACTCCCGCTAAAGAAG AGAACCACACCGGCGTGATGCTGAACGGTAAAGATGACCACGGAGACGAGGACGAGCTGATCAAGCGCGTGAGCCAGCTGACCACCAGCGTGGAAAGCGTGGAGATCAGCGTGCGCTCGGGAGAGAAGATCGAAGAGGCTCTGACGCCCGAGAGCTCGCCCTCCAAATCGCCcaacaagaagaagaagaagttcAGAACCCCGTCCTTCCTGAAGaagaacaaaaagaaagagaaagtggAAGCCTAG
- the add3a gene encoding adducin 3 (gamma) a isoform X3: MSGDSRQGVVTTPPPPSVGKREGYFDRINENDPEYLRARNMSPDLRQDFNMMEQKKRVTQILQSPAFRDELEGLIQEQMNKGNNPTGLLALQQIADFFMASSVAGFSTSPLSLGMVTPINDMFSMESSTMVKGEKQIRCKLASLYRLVDLFSWAHFTSCYVTVRVSKEQDHILIIPRGLSFAEASASNLVKVNILGDVIDQGSTNLQIDPAGFSPHAAIYSVRPDVRCVIHIRTPAAAAVSSMKCGLLPISQEALILGDIAYYNYQGSLDEQEERIELQKALGPSTKVLVLRNHGVVALGETIEEAFHYIYNAQFACEIQVNAFSCAGGVENLIVLDLEKYKSRTQGVAEAGVNMGSQHKWRLGELEFESLMRMLDNLGYRTGYTYRHPIVREKLRHKSEVEIPATVTAFMFDDDDTPRFPLKLLQQRQQREKTRWLNSPNCYMKVNVSDGVSEENGRTRTTWMKSDDGGNPSGTPIRIEDPNQFVPMNTNPSDVLEKRNKIREQNRFDMMTAGPQSQRLAGIVVERPPGQSPVQPYAGDDEEQTGPLPPNPFSELSGKVLEDYQKRVDENHTGVMLNGKDDHGDEDELIKRVSQLTTSVESVEISVRSGEKIEEALTPESSPSKSPNKKKKKFRTPSFLKKNKKKEKVEA, encoded by the exons gCGTTTAGGGATGAGCTAGAGGGACTGATCCAGGAACAGATGAACAAGGGGAACAACCCCACAGGACTGCTCGCTCTGCAGCAGATCGCAGACTTCTTCATGGCCAGCTCCGTAGCTGGCTTCTCCACCTCCCCCCTCA GTTTGGGCATGGTGACCCCAATAAACGACATGTTCAGCATGGAGTCCAGTACTATGGTGAAGGGAGAAAAACAGATCCGCTGTAAACTGGCCAGCCTCTACAGACTAGTGGACCTGTTCAGTTGGGCCCACTTCACAAGCTGTTACGTTACA GTTCGTGTCAGTAAAGAGCAGGATCATATCCTCATCATCCCCAGAGGACTGTCCTTCGCTGAGGCCTCTGCGTCCAATCTG GTGAAGGTGAATATTCTCGGTGACGTGATCGATCAGGGCTCCACCAACCTGCAGATCGACCCGGCTGGCTTCAGCCCTCACGCTGCCATCTACTCCGTGAGACCCGACGTGCGCTGCGTCATTCACATACGCACACCGGCCGCTGCTGCC GTGTCGTCTATGAAGTGCGGCCTTCTGCCCATCTCTCAGGAGGCTCTGATCCTGGGTGACATTGCCTATTACAACTACCAAGGCAGTCTGGACGAGCAAGAGGAGCGCATAGAGCTGCAGAAAGCACTCGGACCATCAACGAAG gtgTTGGTTTTAAGGAATCATGGGGTTGTAGCTCTCGGGGAGACCATTGAAGAGGCCTTTCACTACATTTACAACGCTCAGTTTGCCTGCGAAATACAG GTGAATGCGTTCTCGTGCGCTGGAGGAGTGGAGAACCTGATCGTCTTGGATCTGGAGAAGTACAAATCTCGGACACAGGGGGTGGCAGAAGCCGGGGTCAACATGGGCTCTCAGCACAAGTGGAGGCTGGGAGAGCTGGAGTTCGAGTCGCTCATGAGAATGCTGGACAACCTG gGTTACAGGACAGGCTACACGTACCGGCACCCCATCGTGCGGGAGAAGCTGCGGCACAAGAGCGAAGTGGAGATTCCTGCGACAGTGACGGCGTTCATGTTCGACGACGACGATACTCCACGCTTCCCTCTGAAGTTACTGCAGCAGcgacagcagagagagaaaacacgCTGGCTCAATTCACCCAACTGCTACATGAAGGTGAACGTGTCGGACGGGGTGAGCGAGGAGAATGGCCGCACCAGGACCACG TGGATGAAGTCCGATGACGGTGGAAACCCCAGCGGGACTCCGATCCGCATTGAAGATCCCAACCAGTTTGTTCCTATGAACACAAACCCCAGTGATGTTCTGGAGAAGAGAAATAAA ATTCGCGAACAGAACCGGTTTGACATGATGACAGCAGGACCGCAGTCACAGCGGCTGGCAGGGATTGTGGTGGAAAGACCGCCG ggACAGTCGCCAGTCCAG CCGTACGCGGGCGATGACGAGGAGCAGACGGGACCGCTTCCTCCAAACCCCTTCAGCGAGCTGAGCGGGAAAGTGCTGGAGGACTACCAGAAACGAGTAGATG AGAACCACACCGGCGTGATGCTGAACGGTAAAGATGACCACGGAGACGAGGACGAGCTGATCAAGCGCGTGAGCCAGCTGACCACCAGCGTGGAAAGCGTGGAGATCAGCGTGCGCTCGGGAGAGAAGATCGAAGAGGCTCTGACGCCCGAGAGCTCGCCCTCCAAATCGCCcaacaagaagaagaagaagttcAGAACCCCGTCCTTCCTGAAGaagaacaaaaagaaagagaaagtggAAGCCTAG
- the add3a gene encoding adducin 3 (gamma) a isoform X4 produces MSGDSRQGVVTTPPPPSVGKREGYFDRINENDPEYLRARNMSPDLRQDFNMMEQKKRVTQILQSPAFRDELEGLIQEQMNKGNNPTGLLALQQIADFFMASSVAGFSTSPLSLGMVTPINDMFSMESSTMVKGEKQIRCKLASLYRLVDLFSWAHFTSCYVTVRVSKEQDHILIIPRGLSFAEASASNLVKVNILGDVIDQGSTNLQIDPAGFSPHAAIYSVRPDVRCVIHIRTPAAAAVSSMKCGLLPISQEALILGDIAYYNYQGSLDEQEERIELQKALGPSTKVLVLRNHGVVALGETIEEAFHYIYNAQFACEIQVNAFSCAGGVENLIVLDLEKYKSRTQGVAEAGVNMGSQHKWRLGELEFESLMRMLDNLGYRTGYTYRHPIVREKLRHKSEVEIPATVTAFMFDDDDTPRFPLKLLQQRQQREKTRWLNSPNCYMKVNVSDGVSEENGRTRTTWMKSDDGGNPSGTPIRIEDPNQFVPMNTNPSDVLEKRNKIREQNRFDMMTAGPQSQRLAGIVVERPPPYAGDDEEQTGPLPPNPFSELSGKVLEDYQKRVDENHTGVMLNGKDDHGDEDELIKRVSQLTTSVESVEISVRSGEKIEEALTPESSPSKSPNKKKKKFRTPSFLKKNKKKEKVEA; encoded by the exons gCGTTTAGGGATGAGCTAGAGGGACTGATCCAGGAACAGATGAACAAGGGGAACAACCCCACAGGACTGCTCGCTCTGCAGCAGATCGCAGACTTCTTCATGGCCAGCTCCGTAGCTGGCTTCTCCACCTCCCCCCTCA GTTTGGGCATGGTGACCCCAATAAACGACATGTTCAGCATGGAGTCCAGTACTATGGTGAAGGGAGAAAAACAGATCCGCTGTAAACTGGCCAGCCTCTACAGACTAGTGGACCTGTTCAGTTGGGCCCACTTCACAAGCTGTTACGTTACA GTTCGTGTCAGTAAAGAGCAGGATCATATCCTCATCATCCCCAGAGGACTGTCCTTCGCTGAGGCCTCTGCGTCCAATCTG GTGAAGGTGAATATTCTCGGTGACGTGATCGATCAGGGCTCCACCAACCTGCAGATCGACCCGGCTGGCTTCAGCCCTCACGCTGCCATCTACTCCGTGAGACCCGACGTGCGCTGCGTCATTCACATACGCACACCGGCCGCTGCTGCC GTGTCGTCTATGAAGTGCGGCCTTCTGCCCATCTCTCAGGAGGCTCTGATCCTGGGTGACATTGCCTATTACAACTACCAAGGCAGTCTGGACGAGCAAGAGGAGCGCATAGAGCTGCAGAAAGCACTCGGACCATCAACGAAG gtgTTGGTTTTAAGGAATCATGGGGTTGTAGCTCTCGGGGAGACCATTGAAGAGGCCTTTCACTACATTTACAACGCTCAGTTTGCCTGCGAAATACAG GTGAATGCGTTCTCGTGCGCTGGAGGAGTGGAGAACCTGATCGTCTTGGATCTGGAGAAGTACAAATCTCGGACACAGGGGGTGGCAGAAGCCGGGGTCAACATGGGCTCTCAGCACAAGTGGAGGCTGGGAGAGCTGGAGTTCGAGTCGCTCATGAGAATGCTGGACAACCTG gGTTACAGGACAGGCTACACGTACCGGCACCCCATCGTGCGGGAGAAGCTGCGGCACAAGAGCGAAGTGGAGATTCCTGCGACAGTGACGGCGTTCATGTTCGACGACGACGATACTCCACGCTTCCCTCTGAAGTTACTGCAGCAGcgacagcagagagagaaaacacgCTGGCTCAATTCACCCAACTGCTACATGAAGGTGAACGTGTCGGACGGGGTGAGCGAGGAGAATGGCCGCACCAGGACCACG TGGATGAAGTCCGATGACGGTGGAAACCCCAGCGGGACTCCGATCCGCATTGAAGATCCCAACCAGTTTGTTCCTATGAACACAAACCCCAGTGATGTTCTGGAGAAGAGAAATAAA ATTCGCGAACAGAACCGGTTTGACATGATGACAGCAGGACCGCAGTCACAGCGGCTGGCAGGGATTGTGGTGGAAAGACCGCCG CCGTACGCGGGCGATGACGAGGAGCAGACGGGACCGCTTCCTCCAAACCCCTTCAGCGAGCTGAGCGGGAAAGTGCTGGAGGACTACCAGAAACGAGTAGATG AGAACCACACCGGCGTGATGCTGAACGGTAAAGATGACCACGGAGACGAGGACGAGCTGATCAAGCGCGTGAGCCAGCTGACCACCAGCGTGGAAAGCGTGGAGATCAGCGTGCGCTCGGGAGAGAAGATCGAAGAGGCTCTGACGCCCGAGAGCTCGCCCTCCAAATCGCCcaacaagaagaagaagaagttcAGAACCCCGTCCTTCCTGAAGaagaacaaaaagaaagagaaagtggAAGCCTAG
- the add3a gene encoding adducin 3 (gamma) a isoform X2, translating to MSGDSRQGVVTTPPPPSVGKREGYFDRINENDPEYLRARNMSPDLRQDFNMMEQKKRVTQILQSPAFRDELEGLIQEQMNKGNNPTGLLALQQIADFFMASSVAGFSTSPLSLGMVTPINDMFSMESSTMVKGEKQIRCKLASLYRLVDLFSWAHFTSCYVTVRVSKEQDHILIIPRGLSFAEASASNLVKVNILGDVIDQGSTNLQIDPAGFSPHAAIYSVRPDVRCVIHIRTPAAAAVSSMKCGLLPISQEALILGDIAYYNYQGSLDEQEERIELQKALGPSTKVLVLRNHGVVALGETIEEAFHYIYNAQFACEIQVNAFSCAGGVENLIVLDLEKYKSRTQGVAEAGVNMGSQHKWRLGELEFESLMRMLDNLGYRTGYTYRHPIVREKLRHKSEVEIPATVTAFMFDDDDTPRFPLKLLQQRQQREKTRWLNSPNCYMKVNVSDGVSEENGRTRTTWMKSDDGGNPSGTPIRIEDPNQFVPMNTNPSDVLEKRNKIREQNRFDMMTAGPQSQRLAGIVVERPPPYAGDDEEQTGPLPPNPFSELSGKVLEDYQKRVDDEEQLTSDDASTLSQSVSPQNTPAKEENHTGVMLNGKDDHGDEDELIKRVSQLTTSVESVEISVRSGEKIEEALTPESSPSKSPNKKKKKFRTPSFLKKNKKKEKVEA from the exons gCGTTTAGGGATGAGCTAGAGGGACTGATCCAGGAACAGATGAACAAGGGGAACAACCCCACAGGACTGCTCGCTCTGCAGCAGATCGCAGACTTCTTCATGGCCAGCTCCGTAGCTGGCTTCTCCACCTCCCCCCTCA GTTTGGGCATGGTGACCCCAATAAACGACATGTTCAGCATGGAGTCCAGTACTATGGTGAAGGGAGAAAAACAGATCCGCTGTAAACTGGCCAGCCTCTACAGACTAGTGGACCTGTTCAGTTGGGCCCACTTCACAAGCTGTTACGTTACA GTTCGTGTCAGTAAAGAGCAGGATCATATCCTCATCATCCCCAGAGGACTGTCCTTCGCTGAGGCCTCTGCGTCCAATCTG GTGAAGGTGAATATTCTCGGTGACGTGATCGATCAGGGCTCCACCAACCTGCAGATCGACCCGGCTGGCTTCAGCCCTCACGCTGCCATCTACTCCGTGAGACCCGACGTGCGCTGCGTCATTCACATACGCACACCGGCCGCTGCTGCC GTGTCGTCTATGAAGTGCGGCCTTCTGCCCATCTCTCAGGAGGCTCTGATCCTGGGTGACATTGCCTATTACAACTACCAAGGCAGTCTGGACGAGCAAGAGGAGCGCATAGAGCTGCAGAAAGCACTCGGACCATCAACGAAG gtgTTGGTTTTAAGGAATCATGGGGTTGTAGCTCTCGGGGAGACCATTGAAGAGGCCTTTCACTACATTTACAACGCTCAGTTTGCCTGCGAAATACAG GTGAATGCGTTCTCGTGCGCTGGAGGAGTGGAGAACCTGATCGTCTTGGATCTGGAGAAGTACAAATCTCGGACACAGGGGGTGGCAGAAGCCGGGGTCAACATGGGCTCTCAGCACAAGTGGAGGCTGGGAGAGCTGGAGTTCGAGTCGCTCATGAGAATGCTGGACAACCTG gGTTACAGGACAGGCTACACGTACCGGCACCCCATCGTGCGGGAGAAGCTGCGGCACAAGAGCGAAGTGGAGATTCCTGCGACAGTGACGGCGTTCATGTTCGACGACGACGATACTCCACGCTTCCCTCTGAAGTTACTGCAGCAGcgacagcagagagagaaaacacgCTGGCTCAATTCACCCAACTGCTACATGAAGGTGAACGTGTCGGACGGGGTGAGCGAGGAGAATGGCCGCACCAGGACCACG TGGATGAAGTCCGATGACGGTGGAAACCCCAGCGGGACTCCGATCCGCATTGAAGATCCCAACCAGTTTGTTCCTATGAACACAAACCCCAGTGATGTTCTGGAGAAGAGAAATAAA ATTCGCGAACAGAACCGGTTTGACATGATGACAGCAGGACCGCAGTCACAGCGGCTGGCAGGGATTGTGGTGGAAAGACCGCCG CCGTACGCGGGCGATGACGAGGAGCAGACGGGACCGCTTCCTCCAAACCCCTTCAGCGAGCTGAGCGGGAAAGTGCTGGAGGACTACCAGAAACGAGTAGATG ATGAAGAGCAGCTCACGTCAGACGACGCTTCCACACTCTCTCAGTCAGTGTCTCCGCAAAACACTCCCGCTAAAGAAG AGAACCACACCGGCGTGATGCTGAACGGTAAAGATGACCACGGAGACGAGGACGAGCTGATCAAGCGCGTGAGCCAGCTGACCACCAGCGTGGAAAGCGTGGAGATCAGCGTGCGCTCGGGAGAGAAGATCGAAGAGGCTCTGACGCCCGAGAGCTCGCCCTCCAAATCGCCcaacaagaagaagaagaagttcAGAACCCCGTCCTTCCTGAAGaagaacaaaaagaaagagaaagtggAAGCCTAG